From Vreelandella neptunia, the proteins below share one genomic window:
- a CDS encoding helix-turn-helix domain-containing protein, whose protein sequence is MTHSEIDAVLANTLMALATPALPQHFSALVKRLAAFDNLIIIAYHGEHRPAVLYREYTDPVVYLPMDSQYLGGDYLLDPFYREHLRGDVQGIRRLRDIAPDHFRRTHYYKNYYQQTTLLDEVAVFANITESDTITACFGRDRSSGKPFNRRELEVLQQYELTLSYLLKKHWQDYRAEGMSIAPSVPLEERLREALNQQHSIRLSPRQAEVALFILRGHSSLSISLHLEVSLQTVKVFRRQLYAKCCISSQAELFALLMPLFAQLTEHK, encoded by the coding sequence GTGACTCATAGCGAAATTGACGCAGTACTGGCCAATACCCTCATGGCGTTGGCGACCCCTGCGTTGCCGCAACACTTCTCCGCATTGGTGAAACGTCTAGCGGCATTCGATAATTTGATCATCATCGCTTATCACGGCGAACATCGGCCAGCGGTGCTCTATCGGGAATACACCGACCCTGTCGTTTATCTACCGATGGATAGCCAATATCTAGGGGGAGATTACCTGCTGGATCCGTTTTACCGTGAGCACCTCAGAGGCGATGTGCAGGGCATACGCCGATTGAGAGACATAGCACCCGATCACTTTCGACGCACGCATTACTATAAGAACTACTATCAGCAGACCACACTACTGGACGAGGTAGCGGTTTTCGCCAATATCACTGAGAGCGATACGATAACCGCCTGTTTTGGTAGGGATCGTTCCAGTGGCAAACCCTTCAATAGGCGTGAGCTTGAGGTTCTGCAACAGTACGAGCTGACCCTCAGTTACCTGCTGAAAAAACACTGGCAAGACTACCGCGCTGAAGGCATGAGCATAGCGCCGTCAGTTCCTCTTGAGGAACGCCTAAGAGAGGCCCTAAATCAACAACACAGCATCCGTTTGAGTCCACGCCAGGCGGAAGTGGCCCTGTTTATTCTAAGAGGCCACTCATCCTTATCCATCAGCCTACATCTGGAAGTCAGCCTCCAGACAGTTAAAGTCTTCCGTCGCCAGCTCTATGCCAAGTGCTGCATTTCATCCCAGGCGGAACTCTTCGCGCTACTGATGCCGCTGTTCGCCCAGTTAACAGAACACAAATGA
- a CDS encoding APC family permease has translation MTDNNIKLERTLSLKAVVLFGLAYMTPLIVLGTFGVIASTSNGAVPTAYLITTVAMLFTAYSYGIMARTYPVAGSAYTYARRAIDSRVGFMVGWSVLLDYFFLPMVIWLIGAAYLNARFPEVPSWIFLLGFIGITTFLNIYGIKLASKVNSLLMVFQILVIAFFVLLSIRHVFATGGTDALFSLGPFLGEEAGFTAIAAGAAVAAYSFLGFDAVTTLTEETIEPKRNIPKAIMLTALIGGGIYVLVGYTTQLVHPGGSFVNADSAAFEIATTIGADLFGAIFLAGMVLAQFTSGLAAQASASRLLFAMGRDTVLPPKLFGALHSRFHTPVFNIVLTGAIGIIALFLDVLSAASFINFGAFIAFTMVNLSVIFLVSKDADAKRQYGVIRGMLVPLIGALVNLWLMSKLDINAFILGLIWLSIGLAQLAYLTRFFRREPPEVAFDDSEPESATASVKATH, from the coding sequence ATGACGGATAACAATATCAAACTGGAAAGAACCCTATCCCTAAAAGCCGTGGTACTGTTTGGCCTAGCCTACATGACGCCATTGATCGTGCTGGGCACTTTCGGTGTGATTGCCAGCACTAGCAATGGCGCCGTACCCACAGCTTACCTCATCACTACCGTTGCCATGCTATTCACGGCATACAGCTACGGCATTATGGCGCGTACTTATCCCGTAGCAGGGTCTGCCTATACTTATGCGCGCAGAGCCATCGACTCGCGGGTTGGCTTCATGGTGGGATGGAGCGTACTGCTGGATTATTTCTTCCTGCCGATGGTGATTTGGTTGATCGGCGCCGCTTATCTGAACGCGCGTTTTCCTGAAGTGCCGAGCTGGATATTCCTGCTGGGCTTCATCGGTATCACCACCTTCTTGAATATCTACGGCATCAAACTTGCTTCCAAAGTGAACTCGTTGCTGATGGTCTTCCAAATACTGGTGATCGCGTTCTTCGTACTGCTTTCAATTCGTCACGTGTTTGCAACCGGTGGCACCGACGCACTTTTTAGCCTGGGGCCGTTCTTGGGTGAAGAGGCGGGCTTTACCGCGATAGCTGCGGGCGCAGCGGTGGCCGCTTACTCGTTTCTTGGCTTCGACGCCGTGACCACACTGACCGAGGAGACCATCGAGCCAAAGCGTAATATTCCCAAAGCCATCATGCTCACCGCTCTGATTGGCGGCGGTATCTACGTGCTTGTGGGCTACACCACCCAGCTGGTTCACCCGGGTGGAAGTTTCGTAAACGCCGACTCCGCCGCCTTTGAAATTGCCACCACCATCGGTGCGGATCTCTTCGGGGCTATCTTTCTGGCCGGCATGGTACTCGCCCAGTTCACGTCTGGCCTGGCCGCCCAAGCGAGTGCCTCTCGACTGCTGTTTGCCATGGGGCGGGACACGGTACTGCCGCCGAAGCTGTTCGGTGCGCTGCACTCGCGCTTCCATACGCCGGTGTTCAATATCGTGTTGACGGGCGCTATCGGCATCATCGCTTTGTTTCTCGATGTATTATCGGCCGCCTCGTTTATCAATTTCGGTGCCTTCATCGCCTTCACGATGGTTAACCTGTCAGTGATCTTTCTGGTGAGTAAAGACGCCGATGCAAAGCGCCAGTATGGTGTGATTAGAGGAATGTTAGTGCCGCTCATCGGTGCCCTGGTCAACCTTTGGCTGATGAGTAAGCTGGATATCAATGCCTTTATTCTTGGTCTGATCTGGCTTTCCATCGGTCTCGCACAACTGGCTTACCTGACCCGATTCTTCCGTCGCGAACCGCCGGAAGTGGCCTTTGATGACTCAGAGCCCGAGTCAGCAACCGCCTCAGTAAAAGCGACCCATTAA
- a CDS encoding carbon-nitrogen hydrolase family protein encodes MSRNLPVLVVQEASRPHGIDFELLDFEAEMAVHLSDFGADFEQPRMVVYPELHLCGATGTPQQRKEQLEAAAEPIDGPRHQHLSRIARNLGVWLLPGTVCERGEDGHLYNTAPVYSPEGERVAAYRKCFPWRPYEPYQPGDRFEVFDVPGIGRVGLAICYDIWFPEMVRQLAWLGAEVIINQVATTTCDRAQEQILVQANAIFNQVYMVSANSAAPSGEGQSLIVDPEGRIRARMSGATPGILTDVLNLDEVERVRTFGTAGLNRMWSQFRDDDPVLELPMYEGRIDPRKWKEKR; translated from the coding sequence ATGTCCAGAAATTTGCCTGTCCTTGTGGTGCAGGAAGCCTCGCGGCCGCACGGCATTGACTTCGAGCTGCTGGACTTCGAGGCCGAGATGGCGGTACACCTGAGTGACTTCGGTGCTGATTTTGAACAGCCCAGGATGGTGGTTTATCCGGAGCTTCATCTGTGCGGTGCCACGGGTACGCCTCAGCAGCGCAAGGAGCAACTGGAAGCCGCTGCTGAGCCAATCGATGGCCCTCGCCATCAGCATTTGTCACGTATCGCCCGCAACCTGGGGGTATGGTTGCTACCCGGCACAGTATGCGAACGGGGTGAGGACGGGCATCTGTACAACACCGCGCCGGTGTATTCGCCCGAAGGTGAGCGAGTGGCTGCCTACCGTAAGTGTTTCCCGTGGCGGCCTTACGAACCTTATCAGCCGGGAGATCGCTTTGAAGTGTTCGATGTGCCGGGCATAGGTCGGGTCGGCCTTGCCATCTGCTACGACATCTGGTTTCCCGAGATGGTGCGCCAGCTAGCGTGGCTGGGGGCAGAGGTGATCATCAACCAAGTGGCCACCACCACCTGCGACCGCGCCCAGGAGCAAATCCTTGTCCAGGCAAATGCTATTTTCAACCAAGTGTATATGGTGAGCGCCAATTCGGCCGCGCCTTCGGGGGAGGGGCAGAGTTTGATCGTCGACCCCGAAGGCCGTATCCGCGCGAGGATGTCCGGCGCGACCCCAGGCATTCTTACCGATGTACTTAACCTGGATGAGGTCGAGCGTGTGCGTACTTTCGGCACTGCGGGTTTGAACCGCATGTGGTCTCAGTTCCGAGACGATGACCCGGTGCTGGAATTACCCATGTACGAAGGGCGAATTGATCCACGTAAGTGGAAGGAAAAGCGTTAA
- a CDS encoding BrnT family toxin → MIIDFDSNKSAQNEEERSLPFTAVERFDWEGALFHEDKRVDYPEQRFIGLGKIGERVPVVCFTPIEGGIRVISLRKANAREVRRYENAAHE, encoded by the coding sequence ATGATAATCGACTTTGACTCAAACAAAAGCGCTCAGAACGAAGAGGAGCGCAGTCTACCGTTTACAGCGGTAGAGCGTTTTGACTGGGAAGGAGCGCTATTCCATGAGGATAAGCGCGTTGACTATCCAGAGCAGCGCTTTATAGGTTTGGGAAAAATTGGGGAGAGGGTGCCTGTGGTGTGCTTTACACCCATTGAAGGAGGCATCCGGGTTATCAGTCTTAGAAAGGCCAACGCACGAGAGGTAAGGCGCTATGAAAACGCGGCTCACGAATAA
- a CDS encoding BrnA antitoxin family protein has protein sequence MKTRLTNKDGEVRELTDRDVEQMKPMSGVLPANLQRTIGQRGRQQTPTKVKTSIRLSPEVIEHFKAQGDGWQRRIDQALKAYIQEHGRS, from the coding sequence ATGAAAACGCGGCTCACGAATAAGGACGGTGAAGTAAGAGAGCTCACAGACCGAGACGTTGAGCAAATGAAGCCTATGTCTGGAGTATTGCCTGCTAATCTGCAGCGAACCATTGGGCAGCGCGGACGCCAGCAGACGCCCACTAAAGTTAAGACCTCCATTCGTCTGTCACCGGAAGTGATCGAGCATTTTAAGGCTCAAGGTGATGGTTGGCAGCGTCGCATCGACCAAGCACTAAAAGCATATATCCAAGAGCATGGTCGGTCTTAA
- a CDS encoding helix-turn-helix transcriptional regulator has product MRQMKNDYPTLIRRPEVLKRCAFSSTTLHRLIHANDFPSPVQLSERSVAWVENEVDEWIVERIKRRKG; this is encoded by the coding sequence ATGCGTCAAATGAAAAATGACTATCCTACTCTGATTCGCCGCCCTGAAGTATTGAAGCGCTGCGCTTTTAGTAGCACAACCTTGCATCGACTTATCCATGCAAATGATTTCCCTTCGCCCGTTCAGCTTTCTGAACGTTCTGTTGCATGGGTAGAGAACGAAGTAGACGAATGGATTGTAGAGAGAATTAAGAGAAGAAAGGGCTGA
- a CDS encoding histone-like nucleoid-structuring protein, MvaT/MvaU family, with protein MSSVLSDYIKKEQLLKQLQEELNALQDNKELQQELEFKDALTKLMTEYGKVSREVCEMLDPNYEAPGAGKKAASNTDGRKKRTLKVYKNPHTGEVVETRGGNQKQIQEWKAEFGNEEVVGWVVEERE; from the coding sequence ATGTCATCAGTATTGAGTGACTACATCAAGAAAGAACAGCTTCTAAAGCAACTGCAAGAAGAACTGAACGCATTACAAGATAACAAGGAGCTACAGCAAGAATTAGAATTTAAAGACGCACTCACTAAGCTGATGACCGAATATGGCAAAGTATCGCGTGAAGTGTGTGAAATGCTTGATCCCAACTATGAAGCGCCAGGGGCGGGCAAGAAAGCTGCTAGTAACACAGACGGACGTAAGAAACGTACACTTAAGGTCTACAAGAACCCTCACACGGGTGAGGTGGTAGAAACGCGTGGTGGTAACCAGAAACAGATACAAGAATGGAAAGCAGAATTCGGAAATGAAGAAGTTGTAGGCTGGGTTGTTGAAGAGCGAGAATAA
- a CDS encoding DUF4113 domain-containing protein gives MLIDLCDHDHEQLGLLAEPQSDAKRARNEKLMATLDKLNREHDKNTVRLGMPRKQNAWELRCEHRTPRYTSRWDELAVAKS, from the coding sequence ATGTTAATTGATTTGTGCGATCACGATCACGAACAACTGGGTTTGCTAGCCGAGCCACAGAGTGATGCAAAGCGCGCACGAAATGAAAAACTCATGGCCACATTGGATAAGTTAAACCGAGAGCACGACAAAAACACTGTAAGGCTTGGAATGCCAAGAAAGCAAAACGCCTGGGAGCTCCGTTGTGAGCATCGTACGCCGCGATATACATCAAGGTGGGACGAATTAGCGGTAGCAAAGTCTTAG
- a CDS encoding phosphoethanolamine transferase has protein sequence MSPLLSLPSTIVDSAWSYRPTLSTEQLVLWGVVIFSVFYNVPFWQQVFAGYDLFAVQTWLTFANMFLVMTCLNFLVFVSLASRTLVKPLLTLLFLIAAFVSYFTSYYGTYFDTSMLDNVLQTDTNEAQELLTVGLLIHLAFFFGLPTVMIWRVNIMPSTWKKAVLRRLAYCFASTAILLLAIFLSYQEVSSLMRNNKELRYLVTPGNYIVSMTQAISSQHATANTVRSPVGEDARISSHVGDKPTLLVIVVGETVRAANWGLNGYERQTTPKLAQQPDVINFSEVSSCGTSTAVSLPCMFSLPGRADYAKSYAQQHESLLDVLAHAGFEVTWLDNQSGCKGVCEGVATKALSSEDYASLCQDGRCLDEALVQALTTQISGTSADQVVVLHQLGNHGPSYYQRYPAAYERFVPTCTTADLAKCSRDAITNSYDNAILYTDTVLDQVIETLNRQDDYATAMIYLSDHGESLGEKGLYLHGIPYAIAPDEQTHVPMVWWLSNSFSQQQGLDMDCLRQVSNQAASHDNLFHSVLGLLGVATDVYQQAEDINQKCRSIAN, from the coding sequence ATGTCCCCTTTGCTGTCATTGCCTTCAACAATTGTCGACTCCGCTTGGTCTTATCGCCCTACATTAAGTACGGAGCAGCTTGTCTTATGGGGTGTTGTCATATTCAGTGTTTTTTACAATGTACCTTTTTGGCAACAAGTCTTTGCTGGCTATGACCTTTTTGCCGTCCAGACGTGGCTGACCTTTGCCAATATGTTTTTAGTAATGACCTGTCTTAACTTTTTGGTCTTCGTTAGCCTAGCTTCGCGAACACTGGTAAAACCCCTCTTAACCTTACTGTTTCTGATTGCCGCCTTCGTCAGTTACTTTACCAGTTACTACGGCACCTATTTTGATACTTCCATGTTAGATAATGTGCTTCAAACAGATACTAACGAAGCACAGGAACTTCTCACCGTTGGTTTATTGATTCATTTGGCCTTCTTTTTTGGCTTGCCTACCGTCATGATTTGGCGAGTTAACATCATGCCTTCAACCTGGAAGAAGGCTGTTCTGCGCCGTTTAGCTTATTGCTTCGCCAGTACAGCGATATTGCTGTTAGCGATCTTTTTATCTTATCAAGAAGTGTCGTCACTCATGCGCAACAATAAAGAGCTTCGCTACTTGGTGACTCCAGGTAATTATATTGTATCGATGACGCAGGCGATTTCCAGCCAACACGCTACCGCGAACACGGTGCGATCCCCAGTGGGAGAGGACGCCCGTATCAGTTCGCACGTGGGTGACAAACCCACACTACTCGTCATCGTCGTGGGTGAAACGGTACGGGCGGCGAATTGGGGGTTAAATGGTTATGAACGCCAAACCACACCTAAACTTGCCCAGCAGCCTGACGTTATCAATTTTTCAGAAGTTTCCTCATGCGGTACAAGCACAGCAGTCTCATTACCCTGCATGTTTTCATTACCAGGGCGTGCCGATTACGCTAAATCTTATGCTCAGCAACATGAATCCTTGCTGGACGTATTAGCCCACGCCGGGTTTGAGGTCACATGGCTTGATAACCAGTCAGGCTGTAAAGGTGTCTGTGAGGGAGTAGCAACAAAAGCGCTCTCATCAGAGGACTATGCGTCTTTATGCCAAGATGGGCGATGCCTGGATGAGGCACTGGTTCAAGCCTTAACCACGCAAATTAGCGGTACCTCAGCTGATCAGGTGGTTGTGCTACATCAGCTAGGCAACCATGGTCCCAGCTATTACCAACGTTACCCTGCTGCCTACGAACGGTTTGTGCCTACCTGCACCACCGCTGATTTAGCCAAGTGTTCAAGAGACGCCATCACAAACAGCTACGACAATGCCATTCTCTATACCGACACCGTGTTGGATCAGGTGATTGAGACGTTAAATCGTCAGGATGACTACGCAACTGCGATGATCTACCTCTCTGATCATGGTGAATCACTGGGTGAAAAAGGCCTATATTTGCACGGCATTCCCTATGCCATTGCTCCCGATGAACAGACCCATGTGCCTATGGTCTGGTGGCTTTCCAACTCATTTTCACAGCAGCAAGGGCTTGATATGGATTGCTTACGCCAAGTCTCTAATCAAGCCGCCTCGCACGATAACTTATTTCACAGCGTACTGGGTTTGCTTGGCGTAGCAACGGACGTTTACCAGCAGGCAGAAGATATTAACCAAAAGTGCCGGAGCATCGCCAATTAA
- a CDS encoding phosphatase PAP2 family protein has product MRAAQLNVLQPLASTWLLFLIAMSIFSSLSIDFTLADFIYRLQGNAWEWKDTFITQDVLHKGGKWLSLVMGLATLFLLILSTIVTRLKAYRTPLLYLFSATLLSALLVATIKHLVSMECPWDLVRYGGAREFIGLLHIRPSSMPASACFPAGHASAGYTWIAFYFFFAAIRPHWRWAGLALGLGLGLTFGITQQLRGAHFLSHDLWTAMICWTVSFVLSRVILHLSVH; this is encoded by the coding sequence ATGCGTGCTGCTCAACTAAATGTTCTCCAACCCTTGGCATCCACTTGGCTTTTATTTCTTATTGCCATGTCGATTTTCAGTAGTTTAAGCATAGATTTTACGCTAGCCGATTTTATATATCGCCTTCAGGGTAATGCTTGGGAATGGAAAGATACCTTTATTACCCAAGATGTTCTTCACAAAGGCGGTAAATGGCTAAGCTTGGTGATGGGTTTAGCCACACTTTTCCTATTAATACTAAGCACCATAGTTACTCGTCTCAAAGCGTATCGCACACCGCTTTTATATCTTTTTTCCGCAACGCTTCTTTCAGCGCTATTGGTAGCAACTATTAAACACTTGGTGAGCATGGAATGCCCTTGGGACTTAGTTCGCTATGGTGGGGCACGAGAATTTATTGGCTTGCTCCACATACGGCCTTCCTCAATGCCAGCGTCCGCCTGCTTTCCCGCCGGGCATGCCAGCGCAGGCTATACGTGGATAGCCTTCTACTTCTTTTTTGCCGCCATACGGCCCCATTGGCGATGGGCAGGGCTTGCGCTGGGTTTAGGGCTTGGCCTTACGTTTGGGATCACACAACAGTTACGCGGGGCGCACTTTCTGTCCCATGACCTCTGGACGGCCATGATTTGCTGGACCGTAAGCTTTGTTCTTTCAAGAGTCATATTACACCTCAGCGTTCATTAA
- a CDS encoding diacylglycerol kinase: protein MPILTTSKPNGTGVKRIFRASINAVSGLKACWINESAFRQEVMLCLALYPFVFFVNATSVEKALLFSSLTLVVIVELINSAIESTIDRIGLEHNELSGRAKDMGAAAVMMTIFMMMGVWLCVLLN, encoded by the coding sequence TTGCCTATTTTAACTACATCAAAACCTAACGGCACGGGTGTTAAACGCATCTTCCGCGCTTCTATCAATGCAGTATCGGGTTTAAAGGCTTGCTGGATAAATGAATCTGCCTTTAGGCAAGAGGTGATGCTCTGTCTCGCCCTTTACCCTTTTGTATTTTTTGTTAATGCCACTTCCGTGGAAAAAGCGTTGCTGTTTTCTTCACTCACCCTTGTAGTGATAGTGGAACTCATTAACTCCGCTATCGAAAGCACCATTGACCGTATCGGACTAGAACATAACGAACTTAGCGGGCGTGCTAAAGACATGGGGGCTGCCGCCGTCATGATGACCATTTTTATGATGATGGGTGTGTGGCTATGCGTGCTGCTCAACTAA
- a CDS encoding glycosyltransferase family 9 protein, whose product MHLLTLIRTNYYLKIMARFLEKRMKRYLLGGIRYILKAPAPESIDSLVGIEKILIIRPNFRLGNALISTPVIDALRECFPSARIDYLATDKTLPLLQHRPVDHFYLLSRTAILRPWQCVTLLRRLRAQRYDLAVQVSGGSTSGFIVTRLIGARYSMGSRKGPQRWYSIEADGKSSHAYDAIVNLTRPLGVACRNRPLLQLTEQERYQAMAKLEQLVSLHSDHPSETDFIAIFVGGHQNKRWPLAFWLMLIDAMEAHKIRYVVFLGPEEFRLLAPIEQRLMSSLYGSLCPPLAIRHFAAVLERARLLVTPDSGPMHLAAALDVATISLVRQKKSLAFVPREPYDTVLWRPEISTVIDAIRATLGGQNATAPVQSASLTNQPTQWVTPPPSADQLYSSY is encoded by the coding sequence ATGCACTTACTGACCCTTATTAGAACAAACTATTATTTAAAAATAATGGCCCGTTTTTTAGAAAAAAGAATGAAACGATATTTACTGGGAGGCATACGATACATCCTCAAAGCGCCTGCGCCAGAAAGCATCGACAGCCTTGTGGGCATAGAGAAAATTTTAATTATTCGCCCTAATTTTCGTCTGGGCAACGCACTTATCAGTACCCCTGTCATCGATGCTTTGCGTGAATGTTTTCCTTCCGCGCGCATAGACTATTTAGCGACGGATAAAACGTTGCCACTGTTGCAGCACCGACCTGTTGACCATTTTTATTTACTGTCGAGAACCGCGATCCTTCGTCCTTGGCAGTGTGTGACACTATTACGACGCTTACGAGCACAACGCTATGACCTAGCAGTACAAGTGAGCGGAGGATCAACGAGCGGCTTTATCGTGACCCGGTTAATAGGGGCACGGTACAGCATGGGGTCACGTAAAGGTCCCCAGCGCTGGTATAGCATTGAGGCGGATGGCAAGTCATCACATGCCTACGATGCCATCGTTAATTTGACACGTCCGCTCGGCGTTGCATGCCGTAATCGGCCATTGCTCCAGCTAACGGAGCAGGAACGCTATCAAGCAATGGCAAAGTTAGAACAGCTCGTCAGTCTTCATAGTGATCACCCGTCAGAGACTGACTTTATTGCGATATTCGTAGGCGGGCATCAAAACAAACGGTGGCCGTTGGCATTCTGGCTTATGCTCATCGATGCCATGGAAGCCCATAAAATACGCTATGTCGTTTTCCTTGGGCCTGAAGAGTTTAGGCTTTTAGCACCCATTGAACAGCGTTTGATGTCATCGCTGTATGGCAGCTTATGTCCTCCGCTTGCTATTCGTCACTTTGCCGCCGTTTTAGAGCGTGCTCGACTACTCGTGACGCCAGACTCAGGGCCGATGCACTTAGCGGCTGCTCTTGATGTAGCCACCATTTCCCTGGTGCGCCAGAAAAAATCACTCGCCTTCGTACCACGAGAACCCTATGACACCGTTCTGTGGCGCCCAGAGATCAGCACGGTAATAGACGCCATACGCGCTACTCTTGGAGGACAAAACGCAACGGCTCCCGTTCAATCGGCCTCGTTAACAAACCAACCCACACAGTGGGTAACACCACCACCTAGTGCTGACCAGTTGTATTCTAGCTACTGA
- a CDS encoding response regulator has protein sequence MRALLIEDDPLLGDGIKTALEREGYTVDWFMLGREAISAISSETFSVIILDLGLPDIDGMQVLHLLRKQSTLPILILTARDAMEDRIGGLDAGADDYVLKPFNLQELLARLRVVMRRAEGRASQILTLGALSIDEARHAVSWRGKDVKLGRREYALLLELARHPDRVLSRPRLENLLYGWGDEVESNAVEVHIHHLRKKLEKHLIINVRGIGYRLDSQAQ, from the coding sequence ATGCGTGCACTGCTGATAGAAGATGACCCCTTGCTGGGGGATGGAATTAAAACGGCGCTGGAACGCGAGGGGTACACGGTCGATTGGTTTATGCTTGGCCGCGAGGCAATCAGCGCTATCAGCAGCGAGACCTTTAGTGTGATCATTTTGGACCTTGGACTGCCCGATATAGACGGTATGCAAGTGCTGCATTTACTCCGTAAGCAATCCACTCTGCCTATTCTGATTTTGACGGCCCGCGATGCGATGGAAGACCGTATTGGCGGCTTAGATGCGGGGGCGGATGACTATGTGCTCAAGCCTTTCAATTTGCAGGAGTTACTTGCCCGTTTGCGGGTTGTCATGCGCCGTGCTGAGGGGCGTGCTTCGCAAATATTGACGCTGGGGGCGCTGAGTATTGATGAAGCTCGTCATGCGGTGAGTTGGCGGGGTAAAGACGTAAAGTTGGGCCGACGCGAGTATGCCTTATTGTTAGAGTTAGCCAGGCACCCGGACAGGGTTCTCTCTCGTCCTCGTTTAGAAAATTTGCTTTACGGTTGGGGCGACGAGGTAGAGTCCAATGCGGTGGAAGTGCATATCCATCATCTGCGTAAAAAGCTTGAAAAGCATCTGATTATTAACGTACGCGGGATTGGCTATCGACTGGATAGCCAAGCACAATGA
- a CDS encoding ATP-binding protein: protein MISIRRYLLRTLAITMVVAGGVAVTAAYLITDHELEEILDTQLSLHSRIVAGQLDPNATIDDYARMASRMGLPEYPAQLYRDGKAVPVISAESGSQLYHEEELKLVLGFWNADGSPRLLGGKWSDAGPFPAPLEEGFRWESYDGHRWRVFSMFDFASDTWISMGVRGSFHDEVVERITWNNLLPMLFLLPLLLWLMSRIILRGITPIQALSSQVQGRSAHDLRKIDNPVPQELNELRQSLNDFITRLKETLERERRFTADAAHELRTPLAALRIHLDNAQAGGEHSLQKAYVGVERLQRVVEQLLILARLDQVATTSPATIDLYPIIAELVAEMWPLAEERNQHLRLTGLTQLEVRADEVEVGILFRNLLDNALRYTPEGGEVEVELALWEGSPQLIVRDTGPGLPEALLDKVTERFRRAAGQGTTGSGLGLSIVSELAQRQNARLTLSNRTPHGLAVIVTWEQNQQQNH, encoded by the coding sequence ATGATATCGATAAGGCGTTATCTACTCCGCACCCTAGCCATTACCATGGTGGTCGCCGGGGGCGTTGCGGTTACTGCTGCCTACTTGATTACGGATCATGAGCTAGAAGAAATTCTCGATACACAGCTCAGCCTGCATAGCCGGATTGTGGCTGGCCAGCTCGATCCAAACGCGACCATTGACGACTATGCTCGCATGGCTTCGCGCATGGGGCTTCCAGAATATCCGGCGCAGCTATATCGTGATGGTAAAGCAGTGCCAGTGATCAGCGCTGAATCAGGTTCCCAGCTTTATCACGAAGAAGAGCTTAAATTAGTACTGGGTTTTTGGAATGCAGATGGCTCACCCAGACTGTTAGGGGGCAAATGGAGCGATGCAGGCCCTTTCCCCGCGCCTCTAGAAGAGGGCTTTCGCTGGGAAAGCTACGATGGTCATCGTTGGCGGGTGTTCAGCATGTTCGACTTTGCCAGCGATACCTGGATCAGCATGGGGGTGCGAGGTTCGTTTCACGATGAAGTGGTGGAGCGCATCACCTGGAACAATTTATTGCCGATGCTCTTTTTGCTGCCACTCCTCCTGTGGCTAATGAGCCGTATTATCCTGCGCGGTATTACGCCCATCCAAGCGCTTTCCAGCCAAGTACAAGGCCGCTCCGCCCACGACTTACGTAAAATCGATAACCCTGTTCCTCAAGAGCTGAATGAATTACGCCAATCGCTAAACGACTTTATAACTAGGTTAAAAGAAACCTTAGAGCGCGAGAGACGCTTTACAGCAGATGCGGCCCATGAATTACGTACTCCCTTAGCCGCACTTAGGATACATCTGGATAACGCGCAGGCGGGGGGGGAGCATTCACTGCAAAAGGCTTATGTTGGCGTAGAAAGGCTTCAGCGGGTGGTAGAACAATTGCTTATTTTGGCGCGTTTGGATCAAGTCGCTACAACCTCGCCTGCGACTATCGATCTTTATCCGATTATTGCTGAATTGGTAGCTGAGATGTGGCCACTCGCTGAAGAGCGAAACCAGCACTTAAGACTAACAGGCTTAACCCAGCTGGAGGTTCGCGCCGACGAAGTCGAGGTGGGTATTCTCTTTCGTAACCTACTGGATAACGCCTTGCGCTATACGCCGGAAGGCGGTGAAGTGGAAGTAGAGTTGGCGCTTTGGGAGGGGTCGCCTCAACTGATTGTACGAGACACTGGCCCAGGGCTGCCTGAGGCACTTTTGGATAAAGTCACTGAGCGCTTTAGGCGCGCTGCTGGCCAGGGCACCACCGGCAGCGGATTGGGTTTATCGATTGTCTCGGAGTTGGCTCAGCGCCAAAACGCACGCCTTACGCTTAGTAATCGCACGCCCCATGGGCTAGCGGTCATTGTGACGTGGGAGCAAAACCAACAACAAAATCATTGA